A DNA window from Brassica napus cultivar Da-Ae chromosome A4, Da-Ae, whole genome shotgun sequence contains the following coding sequences:
- the LOC106448732 gene encoding glutamate receptor 2.7: MMNPTKANNIFLGVPFIWGFMLMNVGLGKSPTSEIKIGIVLDLQTPFSKICLTSINMSLSDFYENHSNYTTRIAIHVRDSLEDAVQASAAALDLIKNEKVSAIIGPRSSLQAEFMIRLANKSQVPVITFSATSPLLTSTKTPYFVRATLNDLLQVRAIAAIVKSFEWRSVVAIYVDNEFGEGIMPYLADALQDVHTCVTIRSVISLEASNDQITNQLYKLMTMQTRVFVAHMPPNLGFRVIQKARDIGMMGEGYVWIFTDGMTNWIGSTEHGSNLENMQGVLGLRSRIPKSKELGNFSLRWEKIFGQANAKPNVFALRAYDSITALATAVEKTNTKNLRYDNLISAFLNNTTDLGTLGVSRYGPSLLKSLSDVDFNGLAGKFKLVNMELEPSTFDIINFIGKEERIIGSWTQSNGLVNENPTSERLGPVIWPGKSTVIPRGWEIPTDGKKRFKVGVPLKRGFLGFVDVKQADPRKATIPTGYSIEVFEAALKRLPYSVIHRYVTFDTPNHSYDTLVEQVHNGMFDAAVGDITIRANRFVSVDFTLPYTESGVFMLVPMKDNENNTWFFLLPWSLGLWVTTACFFIFIGFIVWILEHRVNTDFRGPPHHQIGTSFWFSFSTINFAHREKVVSNLARFVVIVWCFVVLVLTQSYTANHTSFLTVQRLKPEVTTVNELIENKEIVGYQNGSFVLEFLIKKGFQGYQLKPYNSAEECHNLLINGTSKGGIAAAFDEVAYLKLIISQYCNKYAIVEPSFKSSGFGFVFPKNSPLTDDVSRAILEVIENDEMQQIENKWFSKKSNCSDPTFIPSHNRLSVSSFWGLFLIVGVTSLLALLVFVAFFFYEHRHTLYEDSEISFWRKLTILVRSFDEKDIKSHMFKDSAVHNVSSPSTQCTPRSSTMQNIPWPQNPSENMEFELRRVSPVPSEEFSTPQLEQDEDEEANTLREVE; the protein is encoded by the exons CTTTGGACCTAATCAAGAACGAGAAAGTGAGCGCCATCATCGGACCACGAAGCTCTCTGCAAGCCGAGTTCATGATTAGACTGGCCAACAAATCTCAAGTACCTGTCATCACATTCTCGGCAACAAGCCCTCTTTTGACATCTACCAAGACCCCTTACTTCGTCCGAGCCACTCTTAATGACTTATTACAGGTCAGAGCCATTGCGGCCATTGTCAAATCCTTTGAATGGAGAAGTGTTGTCGCAATTTATGTGGACAACGAATTCGGAGAAGGAATCATGCCATACTTGGCTGACGCTTTACAAGATGTGCATACTTGTGTAACAATTAGAAGTGTGATCTCACTGGAGGCTAGCAATGATCAGATTACAAACCAGCTTTACAAGCTCATGACCATGCAGACAAGGGTGTTTGTTGCCCACATGCCACCAAATCTTGGGTTTCGGGTTATTCAGAAAGCTAGAGATATTGGGATGATGGGGGAAGGGTATGTATGGATATTTACAGATGGAATGACGAATTGGATTGGATCTACCGAGCACGGTAGCAACCTGGAGAATATGCAAGGGGTGTTGGGTTTGAGAAGCCGTATCCCCAAGTCAAAAGAGCTTGGAAACTTCAGCTTGAGATGGGAGAAAATATTTGGGCAGGCTAATGCAAAACCAAATGTTTTTGCGTTACGGGCGTATGATTCGATAACTGCATTGGCCACGGCCGTGGAGAAAACGAACACAAAGAACTTACGGTATGATAACCTTATTAGCGCATTCTTAAATAACACGACGGATTTGGGGACACTAGGGGTCTCTCGCTACGGTCCAAGTCTTCTAAAGTCTCTGTCGGATGTAGACTTCAACGGTTTAGCAGGAAAATTTAAACTCGTTAACATGGAGCTCGAGCCATCAActtttgatatcatcaatttTATTGGAAAAGAAGAGAGGATTATCGGATCCTGGACACAAAGCAATGGACTTGTGAATGAAAATCCAACAAGTGAGAGGTTGGGTCCTGTGATATGGCCCGGGAAGTCGACAGTCATTCCGAGAGGATGGGAGATTCCAACGGACGGCAAGAAAAGATTTAAAGTAGGTGTTCCACTGAAGAGAGGATTTTTAGGCTTTGTGGATGTAAAGCAAGCTGATCCGAGGAAGGCAACAATACCAACAGGTTACTCCATAGAAGTCTTTGAAGCTGCTCTTAAAAGGTTGCCTTACTCAGTCATCCACCGCTACGTCACTTTCGATACGCCAAATCATAGCTACGACACTCTGGTAGAGCAAGTCCATAATGGG ATGTTCGACGCAGCTGTGGGAGATATAACCATCAGAGCAAATAGGTTTGTGTCTGTTGATTTCACGTTACCATACACAGAGTCTGGTGTATTTATGTTGGTACCAATGAAGGACAATGAGAACAATACATGGTTTTTCCTCCTACCATGGAGCTTAGGACTATGGGTCACTACCGCTTGCTTCTTCATATTCATTGGGTTTATTGTGTGGATTTTAGAACACAGAGTCAACACCGACTTTCGTGGACCGCCTCACCACCAGATCGGCACTAGTTTCTGGTTCTCCTTCTCCACTATTAATTTTGCCCACC GTGAGAAGGTAGTGAGCAATTTAGCAAGGTTTGTGGTGATCGTCTGGTGCTTTGTGGTGCTTGTGCTGACTCAGAGTTACACAGCGAATCACACATCTTTCCTTACAGTACAACGGCTTAAACCAGAAGTCACCACTGTGAATGAACTTATAGAAAACAAGGAGATTGTAGGATACCAAAACGGTTCTTTCGTGCTTGAATTTTTGATAAAGAAAGGATTTCAAGGTTATCAACTCAAGCCTTATAATTCTGCTGAAGAATGCCACAATCTTTTGATTAATGGGACATCGAAAGGAGGTATTGCAGCAGCTTTCGATGAGGTGGCTTACCTTAAACTTATCATTTCTCAGTATTGCAACAAATATGCAATTGTTGAACCTTCTTTTAAGAGTTCTGGTTTTGGCTTT GTATTCCCCAAGAATTCACCATTGACGGATGATGTCTCTAGGGCTATCTTGGAAGTGATTGAAAACGATGAAATGCAACAAATCGAGAATAAATGGTTCTCCAAAAAGAGTAATTGTTCTGATCCAACCTTCATTCCTTCACACAACCGGCTTAGCGTCAGTAGCTTTTGGGGTCTATTTCTAATAGTAGGTGTTACTTCGCTCTTGGCTCTTCTCGTCTTTGTGgcttttttcttttatgaacATAGGCACACGCTGTATGAGGACTCCGAAATTTCTTTCTGGAGAAAGCTAACGATTTTGGTTAGAAGCTTTGACGAAAAAGACATAAAATCCCACATGTTCAAGGATAGTGCGGTTCATAATGTGAGTTCACCTAGTACTCAATGCACCCCAAGATCTTCCACAATGCAGAACATACCATGGCCACAAAATCCGTCAGAGAACATGGAGTTTGAGCTAAGAAGAGTGTCTCCCGTTCCGAGTGAAGAATTTTCCACTCCACAACTAGAAcaagatgaagatgaggaagctAATACTTTACGGGAAGTAGAATGA